In the genome of Francisella salimarina, one region contains:
- a CDS encoding HXXEE domain-containing protein, translating to MTHEYLLWIALAAYSVHVLEELSFNWKKWANSTLGLKTLEWNHFYVANSVVMFIAIAAAMVGWKLPAFGLIIAALMYINGIFFHILPTIVQRKISPGVITATVLFLPVASWIYYGAYLDGVLSLANFTLSLVLGGLLMASPIVFIKLNQKLNPE from the coding sequence ATGACTCATGAATATTTATTATGGATAGCGCTTGCTGCATACTCAGTACATGTACTAGAAGAGCTAAGCTTCAATTGGAAAAAATGGGCTAACTCGACTCTCGGACTTAAAACATTAGAGTGGAACCACTTCTATGTTGCCAACAGTGTAGTTATGTTTATTGCTATTGCTGCTGCGATGGTTGGTTGGAAGCTTCCTGCTTTTGGTTTAATTATCGCTGCTCTTATGTATATAAATGGAATTTTTTTCCATATTCTACCAACAATAGTTCAACGTAAAATATCTCCAGGCGTAATAACCGCGACAGTACTTTTCTTACCAGTTGCATCATGGATTTATTATGGAGCATATCTAGACGGAGTTCTATCATTAGCTAACTTCACATTATCATTAGTGCTTGGCGGATTGTTAATGGCTTCGCCCATTGTATTTATAAAACTAAATCAAAAGCTCAATCCTGAATAA
- the pip gene encoding prolyl aminopeptidase, whose product MPLYPEIEPFNQEFLKVSDIHTIYFEECGNPSGKPALFIHGGPGGGIQPSYRQYFNPDKYRVILVDQRGCGKSTPFAELRENTTQDLIEDFEKIRKKLNIDKWMLFGGSWGSTLGLAYAQAYPDVVTELVLRGIFLGREKELSWLYQHGASMVFPDMWEKYIEPIPVEQRKDFISAYHAILTGDDEKLKQKAAIAWSVWEASASKLFVDKKSIDKYGQDKFSLAFARIECHYFKNKLFIEEAQLLNEAYKIKGIPGVIVQGRYDMVCPAVSAWDLHKVWPKAELDIVADAGHSISELGILEALVRATDKFAD is encoded by the coding sequence ATGCCATTGTATCCAGAAATAGAACCATTTAATCAAGAGTTTTTAAAAGTTTCAGATATCCATACAATATATTTTGAAGAGTGTGGTAACCCTAGTGGGAAACCTGCACTATTTATTCACGGTGGTCCAGGAGGTGGTATTCAACCAAGTTATAGGCAATACTTTAACCCAGATAAGTATCGAGTAATATTAGTAGATCAGCGCGGTTGTGGTAAAAGTACTCCATTTGCTGAGCTTAGAGAAAATACCACTCAAGACTTAATTGAAGATTTTGAAAAAATTCGTAAAAAATTGAATATTGATAAGTGGATGCTTTTTGGTGGATCCTGGGGTAGTACTTTAGGATTGGCTTATGCTCAAGCCTATCCAGATGTTGTGACAGAGCTTGTTCTTAGAGGTATATTTCTTGGGCGAGAAAAAGAGCTGTCGTGGTTATACCAGCATGGTGCTAGTATGGTATTTCCTGATATGTGGGAAAAATATATAGAACCGATTCCGGTAGAACAAAGAAAAGATTTTATATCAGCATATCATGCAATACTTACAGGTGATGATGAGAAGCTAAAGCAAAAGGCTGCTATAGCTTGGAGTGTTTGGGAGGCATCAGCAAGTAAGTTATTTGTAGATAAGAAATCTATAGATAAGTATGGACAGGATAAGTTTAGCTTAGCTTTTGCAAGAATTGAATGTCACTATTTTAAAAATAAATTATTTATCGAAGAGGCTCAATTATTGAATGAGGCATATAAGATTAAAGGTATTCCTGGTGTGATAGTGCAAGGTCGCTATGATATGGTGTGCCCAGCAGTAAGTGCTTGGGATTTGCATAAAGTTTGGCCGAAGGCAGAGCTAGATATTGTAGCAGATGCTGGTCACTCTATCAGCGAACTGGGAATTCTGGAAGCTTTAGTCAGAGCAACAGATAAATTTGCAGATTAA
- a CDS encoding TatD family hydrolase, translated as MILDAHVHTDKYSSEDLSKVATECRTHNIKLLSVAMCIPSYILIKALSDKYNFIIPSFGIHPWKADIYVHDLMSLDKYLFEGKYIGEIGLDKKFLDYAAPFRDQQQVFEYIVSHSAVDKKLLNLHTSGAELEVLQTLERYKRHRFIVHWYAGDLDVLDKYLALGGHFSIGVEILFREHIREITRRIPLDRILIETDNPSSYSWLLGKEQNDGMPTLLFKVINKICEVKQISTDDFLKILDVNQKNILL; from the coding sequence ATGATATTAGATGCGCATGTTCATACAGATAAATATTCATCAGAAGATTTAAGTAAAGTAGCTACAGAGTGTCGAACTCATAATATAAAGCTCTTATCTGTAGCAATGTGTATTCCTTCTTATATTTTAATAAAAGCTTTAAGCGATAAGTATAATTTTATTATTCCATCATTTGGTATTCATCCATGGAAGGCGGATATATATGTACATGATCTAATGTCTTTAGATAAATACTTGTTTGAGGGTAAGTACATAGGAGAGATTGGTTTAGATAAGAAGTTTTTGGATTATGCCGCTCCATTTAGAGATCAGCAGCAAGTATTTGAATATATAGTCTCGCACTCAGCTGTAGATAAAAAATTGCTAAATTTGCATACAAGTGGAGCAGAGCTAGAAGTTTTGCAAACTTTAGAAAGATATAAGCGACATAGGTTTATTGTCCACTGGTATGCAGGAGATCTTGATGTGTTGGATAAATATTTGGCATTGGGTGGTCATTTCTCAATTGGTGTTGAGATTCTATTTAGAGAACATATTAGAGAGATAACTAGACGAATACCGTTGGATAGGATCTTGATAGAGACAGATAACCCTTCATCATATTCATGGCTACTGGGTAAGGAGCAAAATGATGGGATGCCAACCTTACTATTTAAAGTGATCAATAAAATTTGTGAAGTTAAGCAAATTTCGACAGATGATTTTCTAAAAATATTAGATGTGAATCAGAAAAATATTTTACTTTAG
- the pnuC gene encoding nicotinamide riboside transporter PnuC — protein MIHLLDFCTMIINLLCTFLLAGLYVIGWPVGIIGLIMSAGLFSISGLYADAILQIILLFSFGYGWYSWQPNFSHKKVVVHRLKIIGWLKVLVSIGVFGLVVSQLLINYTDSTTPYMDGFTSVASLVCVFLASRKIIDNWMIWMVVDSTYVLLYMYKDLAFAAITTFVYLIVAIYGYIHWKKLMYI, from the coding sequence ATGATTCATCTTCTTGATTTTTGTACTATGATTATCAATCTTTTGTGTACTTTTTTATTGGCAGGGCTATACGTTATTGGTTGGCCTGTGGGTATTATTGGTTTGATTATGAGTGCGGGATTGTTTTCGATAAGTGGATTGTATGCTGATGCTATATTGCAGATAATTCTTTTATTTAGTTTTGGGTATGGTTGGTATAGTTGGCAACCTAACTTTAGTCACAAAAAGGTAGTTGTTCATAGACTTAAAATTATTGGCTGGTTAAAAGTTTTAGTAAGTATTGGAGTGTTTGGTTTGGTGGTTTCTCAGCTACTCATAAACTATACAGACTCAACAACGCCATATATGGATGGTTTTACAAGTGTGGCATCACTTGTTTGTGTTTTTCTAGCAAGCAGAAAAATAATAGATAACTGGATGATATGGATGGTTGTCGATTCTACTTATGTACTGTTATATATGTATAAAGATTTAGCATTTGCTGCTATTACTACATTTGTATATCTAATTGTGGCAATATACGGCTATATTCATTGGAAAAAATTAATGTATATATAA
- a CDS encoding DUF3568 family protein produces MKLKKILTASLLAASALSLSSCWLVVAGAVGAGTVAYVDGKYSMNLDGSLKDVTNATLKAISENDNLEITKKNIAPTKTDIKGKTKVGSTDFYVEIREITKNASKVTIKFGTFGDQAMSATLMGQIQKDL; encoded by the coding sequence ATGAAACTAAAAAAAATACTAACTGCATCTTTACTTGCAGCATCAGCATTATCACTAAGTAGCTGTTGGTTAGTTGTAGCTGGTGCAGTAGGTGCTGGTACAGTTGCTTATGTTGATGGTAAGTATTCAATGAACCTAGATGGTAGCCTAAAAGATGTTACTAATGCAACTCTTAAAGCTATTAGTGAAAATGATAATTTAGAAATCACTAAGAAAAATATAGCCCCAACTAAAACTGATATCAAAGGTAAAACTAAAGTAGGCTCTACTGATTTCTATGTTGAAATACGTGAAATTACTAAGAATGCATCAAAAGTAACTATCAAATTTGGTACATTTGGTGATCAAGCAATGTCAGCAACGCTAATGGGACAAATCCAAAAAGATCTATAA
- a CDS encoding DUF3568 domain-containing protein, which yields MNIFKKILVVTAISFSTLALNSCIVTAVAVGGGTVAYVEGNYSMNIEGNYIAVYKAALKAIKDNNDFVLVSKDTDTTKQTADIEGATKIDSTSFTIKIESLTDKIAKVTIKFGNFGDQAMSSKLMDQIQANVHKAS from the coding sequence ATGAATATCTTTAAAAAAATACTAGTTGTAACAGCAATATCCTTTTCAACATTAGCTCTTAATAGTTGTATCGTAACTGCTGTTGCTGTTGGTGGTGGTACTGTCGCTTATGTAGAAGGTAACTATTCTATGAATATAGAAGGTAACTATATTGCTGTATATAAAGCTGCTCTTAAGGCAATAAAAGATAACAACGACTTTGTTTTAGTATCTAAAGACACCGACACAACCAAACAAACAGCTGATATCGAAGGTGCTACAAAAATAGATAGCACAAGCTTTACAATAAAAATAGAAAGTCTTACAGATAAAATAGCTAAAGTAACTATTAAGTTTGGTAATTTTGGTGACCAAGCAATGTCATCGAAACTTATGGATCAAATTCAGGCTAACGTACACAAAGCTTCTTAG
- a CDS encoding DUF3568 family protein translates to MFKKARFIILSAIILISLNSCVATAVIIGAAVVAGGAVYYVNGDYIIEVPKDIRSVYNATIKTMQMDKQYSLLSQSYKDKTAEVKASQNGNDVTIKLTSLSTRSTEIKIRVGTLGDEKDSINIANAITKNIT, encoded by the coding sequence ATGTTCAAAAAAGCTCGCTTTATTATTCTATCAGCTATCATTCTAATATCTCTTAATAGCTGTGTTGCTACTGCTGTTATAATAGGTGCTGCAGTTGTTGCAGGTGGCGCTGTATACTATGTAAATGGTGACTATATAATTGAAGTGCCCAAAGATATTCGCTCTGTATATAATGCAACTATCAAAACAATGCAAATGGATAAACAATATTCACTACTTAGCCAGTCATATAAAGATAAAACAGCAGAGGTTAAAGCTTCACAAAATGGTAATGATGTAACGATTAAGTTAACTAGTCTAAGCACCCGCTCTACTGAAATAAAAATTCGGGTCGGAACTCTCGGTGATGAAAAGGATTCTATAAATATAGCAAATGCGATCACTAAAAATATAACCTAG
- the clcA gene encoding H(+)/Cl(-) exchange transporter ClcA — translation MSNKVLDTYYKNNRHIWVLVLSGAIIGTLVGLFATFFQLILDSITELKKMLFSLSGGNLFVEIIMSVTLTITMVVISILIVRKFAKEAGGSGIQEVEGALKGCRKLRKRVVPVKFVSGLFSLGSGLSLGKEGPSIHMAAALAQFFVDKFRLTKKYANAVISAGAGAGLAAAFNTPLSGIVFVIEEMNRKFRFSVSAIKCVLVACIMSTIVSRAIMGNPPAIRVETFSAVPQNTLWLFMVLGIIFGYFGLLFNKSIIKVANFFSDGSKRRYWTLVITVCIVFGVGVVLSPNAVGGGYIVIANALDYNLSIKMLLVLFALRFAGVIFSYGTGVTGGIFAPMIALGTVFGLAYGLSIAQLFPEYNIDAGVFAVAGMSALFTATVGAPLTGIVLVMEMTWNFHLLLPLMITCFSASMLTYIHHQKPIYDTLLRRTISNERKQQAKEKNERNQKPAPNTQGQTITKEEV, via the coding sequence ATGAGTAATAAAGTACTAGACACATATTACAAAAACAATCGCCATATATGGGTGTTGGTATTATCTGGAGCTATTATAGGTACATTGGTAGGCCTATTTGCAACATTTTTCCAACTAATCCTAGACTCTATTACTGAACTTAAAAAAATGCTGTTCTCTTTAAGTGGTGGTAATCTATTTGTTGAAATTATAATGTCTGTTACGCTAACTATAACTATGGTAGTGATATCAATTCTTATAGTTAGAAAATTTGCCAAAGAAGCTGGTGGTAGCGGTATCCAAGAAGTAGAAGGAGCGCTAAAAGGATGTCGAAAGCTCCGTAAAAGAGTAGTTCCTGTAAAGTTTGTGAGTGGACTTTTCTCTTTAGGTTCTGGTTTAAGCTTAGGTAAAGAAGGTCCTTCAATACACATGGCTGCTGCATTAGCTCAGTTCTTTGTAGATAAGTTTAGGCTTACCAAGAAGTACGCAAACGCTGTAATATCTGCTGGTGCTGGTGCTGGTTTAGCTGCTGCATTCAACACCCCTCTTTCAGGGATTGTCTTTGTAATTGAGGAAATGAATAGAAAATTCAGATTTAGTGTTTCTGCAATAAAATGTGTTCTAGTAGCCTGTATAATGAGTACTATTGTTTCTAGAGCTATTATGGGCAATCCCCCTGCAATACGTGTCGAGACATTTAGTGCAGTTCCACAAAATACTCTTTGGTTATTTATGGTGCTGGGCATTATCTTTGGATATTTTGGACTACTATTTAACAAATCAATTATCAAAGTCGCTAACTTCTTTTCAGATGGGTCTAAAAGAAGATACTGGACTCTAGTTATAACTGTTTGTATCGTATTTGGTGTCGGTGTAGTACTTTCTCCAAATGCTGTAGGCGGTGGCTATATCGTAATAGCAAACGCCCTAGACTACAACTTATCTATCAAAATGCTTTTAGTTTTATTTGCGCTTCGTTTTGCCGGTGTAATTTTCTCATATGGGACTGGTGTTACAGGTGGTATATTTGCACCGATGATTGCTCTTGGCACTGTTTTTGGTCTTGCTTATGGTCTATCTATAGCTCAGCTTTTCCCTGAATATAATATTGATGCTGGTGTCTTTGCTGTAGCTGGAATGAGTGCCTTATTTACTGCGACAGTAGGCGCGCCATTGACTGGTATTGTGCTAGTAATGGAAATGACTTGGAACTTCCACCTTTTGCTTCCTTTGATGATAACCTGCTTTAGTGCATCGATGCTGACATATATCCATCATCAAAAACCAATATATGATACGCTATTAAGACGTACTATTTCTAATGAAAGAAAGCAGCAGGCAAAGGAAAAAAATGAGCGAAACCAAAAACCAGCTCCAAATACTCAAGGACAAACTATCACAAAAGAAGAAGTATAA
- a CDS encoding carboxypeptidase M32, whose translation MSETKNQLQILKDKLSQKKKYNHAISLMHWDLETEAPKNSINTTSEVIGFFSEKIYEITNSKEITQSLKCLNNNLSALDETNKRIVYLTAKQKDRLSKIPKDEYVTYNKLLSQAQNIWTKARKDNDFEVFAPYLEEIIKYQKKYIERIGYNEHPYDVLLDDYEEGMTVAKLEPFFNSLKEKIVPLLEKIKNAHQVDTSCIDKPYGIDKQKKYSHKIAKQLGFNFDSGILKESVHPFTLNFNKYDVRMTTRYIEDLFTSSLFSTIHETGHAMYEQNIGDDIYDTILGTGVSLGIHESQSRFYENLVGKNKAFWDSNYTNLQSLFTENLASVNKEDFYKAINKVSPSLVRVEADELTYSLHILVRFEIEKEIFEKNLDVSELPKLWNDKYQKYLGITPNNFSDGILQDVHWSAGLFGYFPTYALGSAYASQIFYYMNKDFDVNSAIRENKLELILNFLSKHIHQFGSLKPADEIIHDMCGEYLNAKYYISYLEKKFSNIYKL comes from the coding sequence ATGAGCGAAACCAAAAACCAGCTCCAAATACTCAAGGACAAACTATCACAAAAGAAGAAGTATAATCACGCAATTTCTCTAATGCATTGGGACTTGGAAACAGAGGCCCCTAAAAACTCAATCAACACCACATCTGAAGTTATTGGTTTTTTCAGTGAAAAAATCTATGAAATAACTAATAGTAAAGAAATAACCCAAAGCTTAAAGTGTTTGAATAACAACTTGTCAGCACTTGATGAGACTAACAAAAGGATTGTGTATCTAACAGCAAAGCAAAAAGATAGACTAAGCAAAATACCAAAAGATGAATATGTCACATACAACAAACTACTATCACAAGCTCAAAATATTTGGACCAAAGCTCGTAAGGATAATGACTTTGAAGTATTTGCTCCATATTTAGAAGAGATTATAAAGTATCAAAAAAAGTATATCGAAAGAATTGGCTATAATGAGCACCCCTATGATGTGCTTCTTGATGATTATGAAGAAGGTATGACTGTTGCAAAATTAGAACCTTTCTTTAACAGTCTAAAAGAAAAAATTGTACCCCTTCTAGAAAAAATAAAAAACGCCCATCAAGTTGATACTAGCTGTATCGATAAACCGTATGGTATCGATAAGCAAAAAAAATATTCTCACAAAATAGCTAAGCAATTAGGATTTAACTTTGATAGTGGTATTCTAAAAGAAAGTGTCCATCCATTTACTCTAAACTTCAATAAATATGATGTCAGAATGACAACACGCTATATTGAAGATCTTTTTACTTCTTCATTATTTAGTACGATCCATGAAACTGGTCATGCTATGTATGAGCAAAATATCGGTGATGATATTTATGATACTATATTAGGCACTGGTGTTAGCTTAGGCATACACGAATCACAATCACGGTTTTATGAAAACTTAGTCGGTAAAAATAAAGCCTTTTGGGATAGTAACTACACTAACTTACAAAGCTTATTTACTGAAAACTTAGCTAGTGTAAATAAAGAAGACTTCTATAAAGCTATTAATAAGGTTAGCCCTAGCCTAGTCCGTGTAGAAGCAGATGAATTAACTTATTCTCTACATATACTAGTGCGCTTTGAAATAGAAAAAGAAATCTTTGAAAAAAATCTCGATGTTAGCGAGTTGCCAAAGCTATGGAATGATAAATACCAAAAGTACCTAGGTATCACTCCAAATAATTTCTCTGATGGGATATTACAGGATGTTCACTGGTCTGCTGGATTGTTTGGCTATTTCCCAACTTATGCTCTTGGCAGTGCGTATGCTTCACAGATTTTTTACTATATGAATAAAGATTTTGATGTAAATAGTGCAATTAGAGAAAATAAGCTAGAGCTTATATTAAACTTCTTAAGTAAGCACATACACCAATTTGGCAGTCTAAAACCTGCTGATGAAATTATCCATGATATGTGTGGAGAATATCTAAACGCTAAATACTATATTAGTTATTTAGAGAAAAAATTCTCCAATATTTATAAGCTCTAA
- a CDS encoding aspartoacylase — MKINKLLVSGGTHGNEYTGIYIVKRMEKYPPKTKSLDVIPLLANPEAFEISKRYKDQDLNRCFSEEDLKKISLNSYEMQRAREINQMYGSESNFPVDFLVDLHTTTSNLGKTIITDGKSQFVNNLCSYLVEQIDDLRVIKHGSITSVAMNNIAPMSLTIEIGSVNTSIYDPNAIEVTIEIINVIIKFIELSNNGNAPEVKQCKAYEPFKTIQYPRDSEGNINAVIHKALHGKDFQVISSGSPIFELIDGGDRLLDIEGEWYPIFINESAYYEKDIAFYLAKEVDLYNDS, encoded by the coding sequence ATGAAAATTAATAAGTTACTAGTGTCTGGTGGGACTCATGGAAATGAATATACTGGAATATATATAGTCAAGCGTATGGAGAAATACCCTCCTAAAACCAAGTCTTTAGATGTTATACCATTATTGGCAAATCCAGAAGCTTTTGAGATAAGTAAGAGATATAAAGATCAAGATCTAAACCGTTGTTTTTCAGAGGAAGACTTAAAAAAGATCTCGTTGAATAGTTATGAGATGCAAAGAGCTCGAGAAATTAATCAAATGTATGGCTCAGAATCTAATTTTCCAGTTGATTTTTTAGTCGATCTGCATACAACAACTTCAAATCTTGGCAAAACTATTATTACTGACGGTAAAAGTCAATTTGTTAATAACCTATGCTCTTATTTAGTTGAGCAAATAGATGATCTTAGAGTAATTAAACACGGGAGTATTACAAGTGTGGCAATGAATAATATCGCTCCTATGTCTTTAACTATAGAAATAGGCTCTGTTAATACGAGTATTTATGATCCCAATGCAATTGAGGTAACTATAGAGATTATTAATGTAATAATAAAGTTTATTGAATTATCAAATAATGGTAATGCTCCTGAAGTTAAGCAGTGTAAGGCGTACGAGCCATTTAAGACTATTCAATACCCGCGAGATAGTGAGGGTAATATCAACGCAGTAATTCATAAAGCTCTTCATGGTAAAGATTTTCAGGTTATTAGTAGTGGTAGCCCTATTTTTGAGTTAATAGATGGAGGAGATAGATTGCTAGATATTGAAGGAGAATGGTACCCTATATTTATAAATGAGTCTGCGTACTATGAGAAAGATATTGCTTTTTACCTTGCCAAAGAAGTAGATTTGTATAATGATAGTTAA
- the trpB gene encoding tryptophan synthase subunit beta, producing the protein MSKLNAYFGEYGGQFVPQILVPALDQLEQEFIKAQADEVFKQEFRELLKEYAGRPTALTKTRNIVKNTKTKLYLKREDLLHGGAHKTNQVLGQALLAKRMGKNEIIAETGAGQHGVATALACALLDLKCRVYMGAKDVERQSPNVFRMKLMGAEVIPVHSGSATLKDACNEALRDWSANYNKAHYLLGTAAGPHPFPTIVREFQRMIGEETKQQILAKEGRLPDAVIACVGGGSNAIGMFADFIDETSVKLIGVEPAGKGIETGEHGAPLKHGKTGIFFGMKAPLMQNTDGQIEESYSVSAGLDFPSVGPQHAHLLAIGRAEYASVTDDEALDSFKLLCKKEGIIPALESSHALAYALELAYDNPEKEQLLVVNLSGRGDKDIFTVHDILKEKGEI; encoded by the coding sequence ATGTCAAAACTAAATGCTTATTTTGGTGAGTATGGAGGTCAATTTGTACCACAAATACTTGTACCCGCTCTTGACCAACTAGAGCAAGAATTTATAAAAGCACAAGCTGATGAGGTTTTCAAACAGGAGTTTAGAGAGCTTTTAAAAGAGTATGCGGGCAGGCCCACAGCTCTGACAAAAACTAGAAATATAGTCAAAAATACAAAAACTAAATTATATCTAAAACGTGAAGATCTACTACACGGTGGTGCTCACAAAACTAACCAAGTACTTGGTCAGGCTCTACTTGCCAAGAGAATGGGTAAAAATGAGATAATTGCAGAAACAGGAGCTGGGCAACATGGTGTTGCTACTGCTTTGGCTTGCGCACTACTTGATCTAAAATGCAGAGTATATATGGGTGCTAAAGATGTGGAACGTCAAAGTCCCAATGTCTTTAGAATGAAGTTAATGGGTGCTGAAGTCATACCTGTACATAGTGGTTCAGCAACACTTAAAGATGCTTGTAACGAAGCACTAAGAGACTGGTCTGCAAATTATAATAAAGCTCACTATTTATTAGGTACTGCTGCAGGACCTCACCCTTTTCCGACAATTGTTAGAGAGTTTCAAAGAATGATTGGTGAAGAAACCAAGCAACAGATCCTTGCCAAGGAAGGTAGATTACCTGATGCTGTGATTGCCTGTGTTGGTGGTGGTTCAAATGCTATTGGAATGTTTGCTGATTTTATTGATGAAACCAGTGTAAAACTGATAGGTGTAGAACCTGCTGGTAAAGGTATCGAAACTGGTGAACATGGAGCGCCTCTCAAGCATGGTAAAACTGGTATATTTTTTGGCATGAAAGCACCATTGATGCAAAATACTGATGGTCAGATTGAAGAATCATACTCTGTATCAGCCGGACTAGATTTTCCATCTGTAGGCCCACAACATGCTCATTTACTAGCAATAGGACGTGCTGAGTATGCTTCAGTTACTGATGATGAGGCGTTAGATTCTTTTAAATTGTTATGCAAAAAAGAAGGAATTATCCCCGCTCTAGAATCATCTCATGCCTTAGCATATGCTCTTGAGCTTGCTTACGACAATCCCGAAAAAGAGCAGCTTTTGGTTGTTAATTTATCTGGGCGTGGTGATAAAGATATTTTTACAGTACATGACATTTTAAAGGAAAAGGGAGAGATTTAG
- the trpA gene encoding tryptophan synthase subunit alpha has translation MDRYTTLFASLEKKNEGAFIPFVTLGDPNKELSLEIIDTLVSSGADALELGIPFSDPLADGPTIQEANIRALESGVTPKDCFDILTKIRVKHPHVPIGLLLYANLVYANGIENFYQKCLAAGVDSILIADVPAHESKEFRDIAKKVGISQIFIAPPDASEATLKQISELGSGYTYLLSRVGVTGAETAANMPVEDVLAKLREYNAPKPVLGFGISKPEQVQQAIKAGAAGAISGSATVKIIQNNLSNKGKMLSELEYFVKEMKAATKNN, from the coding sequence ATGGATAGATATACAACCCTTTTTGCAAGTTTAGAGAAAAAAAATGAAGGTGCTTTTATACCTTTTGTAACACTTGGTGACCCTAATAAAGAATTATCTCTTGAGATTATTGACACTCTAGTTAGCTCAGGTGCTGATGCTCTTGAACTAGGCATACCTTTTTCAGATCCTTTAGCAGATGGACCAACAATTCAAGAAGCAAATATTCGTGCCCTAGAGAGTGGCGTAACTCCTAAAGATTGTTTTGATATCCTCACAAAAATAAGAGTGAAACACCCTCATGTCCCCATTGGCTTATTGCTTTATGCTAATTTAGTCTATGCAAATGGTATAGAGAATTTTTATCAAAAATGTTTAGCTGCTGGGGTTGATTCTATACTTATAGCTGATGTGCCAGCCCATGAATCTAAAGAGTTTCGTGATATTGCTAAAAAAGTAGGTATCTCTCAGATATTTATTGCTCCACCTGATGCTAGTGAGGCTACTCTTAAGCAAATTTCTGAACTTGGAAGTGGTTATACGTATTTACTATCGAGAGTTGGTGTAACAGGTGCGGAAACTGCAGCAAATATGCCAGTGGAAGATGTACTAGCTAAACTTAGAGAATATAATGCGCCTAAGCCAGTTTTAGGCTTTGGTATCTCTAAACCTGAGCAGGTACAACAAGCTATCAAAGCAGGTGCTGCTGGTGCAATTTCAGGTTCTGCAACAGTAAAAATAATTCAAAACAATCTCTCAAATAAAGGAAAAATGCTTAGCGAGCTTGAATATTTCGTTAAAGAAATGAAAGCCGCAACTAAAAATAATTAA
- the pnuC gene encoding nicotinamide riboside transporter PnuC: protein MSMLQNTFTGWSKREVSWLVSCIVLTVVAASISGSSAFILVFSVISITNLILAAKGKVFNYVLGLIAAIMYAVISYQNQVYGQLLLAVLFLCPIQFYGWYNWTRPKNTTKEKHIKIKKLTRLQFISILAFIAVVSTIYGYFVLHLYFGQNVGLVADAIVEVTSIIAFILTVLLFKEFWILWLAVDVLTISIWVDGILDSAITIAIIPVIITKIVALINAIYGYITWRKNYNLQKQSSL, encoded by the coding sequence ATGAGTATGTTACAAAATACTTTTACTGGCTGGAGCAAAAGAGAGGTTAGCTGGCTAGTTAGCTGTATAGTATTAACTGTTGTTGCGGCATCTATCAGTGGGAGTAGCGCATTTATACTAGTATTTTCTGTTATCAGCATTACAAACCTGATATTGGCAGCTAAAGGGAAGGTTTTTAACTATGTTTTAGGGCTTATAGCAGCAATTATGTACGCTGTAATCTCGTATCAAAATCAAGTTTATGGTCAATTACTTCTTGCGGTACTTTTTTTGTGTCCAATACAGTTTTATGGTTGGTATAACTGGACTAGACCCAAAAACACAACTAAAGAAAAACATATAAAAATTAAAAAATTAACGAGATTACAGTTTATAAGTATTTTGGCTTTTATAGCTGTGGTATCTACTATATATGGGTACTTTGTTTTACATCTATATTTTGGTCAAAATGTGGGGTTGGTCGCAGATGCTATTGTTGAAGTTACTTCAATTATAGCTTTTATACTTACAGTATTGTTATTTAAAGAATTTTGGATACTGTGGTTGGCTGTAGATGTTTTGACAATTTCAATTTGGGTTGATGGGATTTTGGATTCAGCAATTACTATTGCAATTATTCCTGTTATTATTACCAAAATTGTAGCATTAATAAATGCTATCTATGGCTATATAACTTGGAGAAAGAATTATAATTTACAGAAACAAAGTAGTCTTTAA